The following proteins are encoded in a genomic region of Arcobacter suis CECT 7833:
- a CDS encoding HD domain-containing protein yields the protein MKTKRILKKEFFITLFIKQNKWHKFGVLIHTLAVVFHIIKSKKYKMIPAGFLHDIGKPYVAFQDEKDKITNEYSFHNHEEISYHIIKNWKVSPYTKNLVRYHYLLRGMQKAQEKNHLARYNRMKRVFDKLDGSFIEELELFMMFDDLGKISFFKTKDNI from the coding sequence ATGAAAACAAAAAGAATCCTAAAAAAAGAGTTTTTCATAACTCTATTTATCAAACAAAACAAATGGCATAAATTTGGTGTTTTAATTCACACTCTAGCTGTTGTTTTTCACATAATAAAATCAAAAAAATATAAGATGATTCCTGCTGGATTTTTGCATGATATTGGAAAACCTTATGTTGCTTTTCAAGATGAAAAAGACAAAATTACTAACGAATATTCATTTCATAATCACGAAGAGATAAGTTATCACATCATAAAAAATTGGAAAGTTTCGCCTTACACAAAAAATTTAGTTCGGTATCACTATCTTTTAAGAGGAATGCAAAAAGCACAAGAAAAAAATCATCTTGCAAGATACAATCGTATGAAAAGAGTTTTTGATAAACTTGATGGCAGTTTCATTGAAGAGTTAGAACTTTTTATGATGTTTGATGATTTGGGAAAAATAAGTTTTTTTAAAACTAAAGATAATATTTAA